From Chrysemys picta bellii isolate R12L10 chromosome 1, ASM1138683v2, whole genome shotgun sequence:
AGTGCTGCTATCACCATGGATTTGGGAGTGTGGGGGAGAAAATATGAAATAACCCAGCtggtgcccctgccctgccccctaaaGCCATAATTAGGCATctgaataagtggcctgattttcagaagagctaatCATTTGCAGCTCTTCACTGACTTACACCCCATGAGATTTACGCTCCAGCAGTTACACAAGGAGTACACCAGTACAGAGCCTGTCTCTCAATATCTACTTTGCACATGCTTACCATTGGCAGCCAAGATACCCACTGCTATCAGCAAAGCCAAACAGAAGATCCCCAAAATCCCTGCTATGACCCCCCATGCAGAAGCTGGAGCAGAAgaatctgagagagagaaaagggagaagTACAGAAttatgtggggaggagggagaggaacgTTTTTAAGCCCTAAACCAGGCATAAGCCCTAGatatacatttttattactaTTGCAACAATGCTTTTTTTCTGTCTCTCCTCTTATTGTAAAATGCTATGGAATTTAAGAATGAAGATAACAATTAAGTTGTATAGAATCTGAGAAGCGTTTATTAAAACAATACTTTATACAtctgtagaatttaatagagaatgagaTCTTCACTAAAATATTTTAGCCATCTTATAGCAACAATACAATTCTCtacgtttttttaaaaaaacccgaACAGCATAGATGTTCTAATTTTCTCTTAAATTGCGTCAGATTTATCCACAATAGCGGCCTGTTCTGCTTTCCAGTCCTATTCTCTGTGTTAATGAAATGCAGCTTGACCACACACATGTATCCATTTACCTCCTCCTACCCTCACCCCTATTCAGCTGAGTCAGAACAGGTCATTAGAACTTTCAAACTATGGAATGAAAACTCTTTCCATGCTCCAGATTACACAGGTCAGGATGCCTGGATAGCAGGATCTAGCTCTAGAGAGGCCAAAGTAAGGAGGCAGACTGTATTACATGGGACCTGATGACAACAGAACAGTGTCCTGGAGTCCTAGCAGAACACCATTAAAGTATATTTCTTTCACCTTAGCACTTATATGGAGCTTTTCAACCGTAGTACTTAAAAAAGGTGGGAAAGTTTTATCCTtatacagatggagaaattgtAACAGAGAGAGGTGAAATGTTTTTCCCAGGCTTACCAAGGGAGTGAATACCCAATGATGCTGGCTGTCAGTTTGAAGCCCTGTGCAGTGTACCAAACTGCATCTATCAGCAATTTGTGAAAGAGGGGAAGCATTATATTGAACTCTCaatcctggatttagcaggccaatacctggggggaagggatagctcagtggcttgagcattggcctgctaaacctaggattgtgaattcaatccttgagggggccacttagggaactgagctaaaaatctgtctggggattggtcctgctttgagcaggggttggactagatgacctcctgaggtcccttccaatcctgatattctatgattatattcGTTCACTGCTAGTATCATGTACATTCATGAAGGTGGGGTAAGGAAAAGGAGTCTCAGAACAAAGAGTTCTAGGAAGAACAAAAAGGGCTCCCCCTTCCCTCTTGGAAGTTCCACCATCAAGGACACCTTAAAACAGCATTAAGGGCTCAGCTGTGCCTTTTAGGAACTGCCTTGTGTTGGGCCAGTGTGGAAACTCCTGCTGGGTGGGGATTGTGTCCCCTGGGGAACAGTCCCTCCCCAAACTCTCAAGTGTGCAAGGGGAGAGCACACACTGCAGCATCTTATAGGATAGTGTAGCTGCTCTCCTGAATTACATAGTAAGGGAGAAGGCTAGATAAGGCCACAGCTGTACCTCCCTCACCATGGGGTGGCCAAAGCCTCAGTGCATTCTATGAGGGAGCAATCCCTGCACCTGGGAAGAAAATGCCTGGCCATTGCGTTTAGGGGTAGAAGGCAGGGCACTCCTGGCACCCATCGCTCTCCTCCCCTCAAACATTCATATAGTGGCTGAGAACCATCTGGTCCCAGTTCTCCCATATTACATACATTCAGAATTACCTTTATATCTTAATATGAAGAATGTGCAAGGAGGCCAGGTGGATAATGCCTGTGGGCATCTCAGCCATTGAATGTCTTGATGTTGGATATTTAAGTCTTGAATCATTATGCAGAGTTTTGCTTTTAATGTTCTCATACAGTTTAAGGTAACGTTAGACAGATAAAGAGCAGTAAATATGGAGTCAGCAGCAAGTAGCATATAGTACCTTTGCTCTGGGAGTTCATAGTCctttctctcctctcctgctCAGAAGCATTATGGCATTTCAGTCCTGTATAGGTCACAACCTCTTCGTTTCCTTCTAGTGAATTATGGCATAAAAATAGTGAATTCCATTCAATGCACTGACAAGGTAGATGGATCTTATTAAAATCCAATGGAGGTATGAGACTACCACTGCAGTACATAGGGCATGGCAGGacttttgtatgaaaaggttttgTCCTATAGTACAATGGTCTGCAGTAGCCTGTCAATGTACTGGGATCAACCAACATCTGTGAATTCAGCACATGCATTTTATCACCTTTTTTCCAGTATCAGACTCCTCTTTATAATCCTACCCAAACTGTTAACTTACACTGAAAGTTGTTCAAGTGACTAATACAACGCTTTGTACATACAATAAATAAATTGTGAAAATTAGAGTTTAAAAAGCTAAGCATTAAAAGTTATGGAAATCTCCAGGTAAGATAACATATCTACTCGATTACCCTTGTGACTCATGCATTCTGCTAATGAAAAACTTGAAATGTAAAATTTCACTTGAAATACTTCAAAAAAAATTGAACTGTGATCTACAAAACATATTTATAAACTCATTCAACATATCCAGGTCTAGTGCCTTGATTTAaagcctgcttctgctcccattgaagtcaatagctgtactccaattaacttcagtggaaatagGCCACTAGGTATTATGCTCTTTTAAATGGAGATCAtgttttatttctgtgttttttttttaagcattttaaatgtCATCTTCTCTAAAACTAATTGCTTAACTTCTTGGATGCTCAGGAAATCCTCCGCTAGACAGAAATGATTTTAAGGCTCTGGAATGGTAAATAAGGATCAGCAATAACTTCATGATGTTGACTATTACAATCAGgcaaaacagaaagaaaatggtattttatttGGGTATGAGTAGGTTTCAGAAGGGAGAGTAGAATTCAGCGGTCACCTCCTTTAATTCTCCCACAACAAGGCATGACAAAGAGACGTCTCCTTCAATATGGGGCAAATCAACAACATCCTTTGACAAGGAATGGTTTGCAAAAACACAActgctaggcagcagttctgcagaaaaggacctaggggttacagtggatgagaagctggatatgagtcaacaatgtgcccttgttgccaagaaggctaatggcattttgggctgttgccagcagattgaggggcgtcatcattcctctctattcagcattggtgaggcctcatctggagtactgtgtccaattttgggccccatactacaagaaggatgtggaaaaattggaaagagtccagcggagggcagcaaaaatgattaggggactggagcacatgacttatgaggagaggctgaagggaaCTGTGATTacttagtgtgcagaagagaagaatgagggggtatttgatagctgctttcaactacctgaaagggggttccaaagaagatggatctagactgttctcagtggtagcagatgacagaacaaggagtaatggtctcaagttgcagtgggggaggtttaggtttgatattaggaaaaactttttcactaggagggtgatgaagcactggaatgggttacttagggaggtggtggaatctccttccttagcggtttttaaggtcaggcttgacaaaaccctggctgggatgatttagttggggattaggtcctgctttgagcagggggttggactagatgacttcctgaggttccttccaaccctggtattctatgattctatgaatcacaGAACTGTGTTCCAGGGCTCCAGAGATACAATAACTTTTGCTTCCCATGCCCAGAATACTGTGTACCATTGTAGGGGCATTTCAATGCTCGATAGATATTAACAAATTACTAAAATATCTGTGCCTGGCActgaagaaaaaggtaaaaatataagtAGATACAATCAGATACATTGTGTACAGCTCAAGGAAGAGATTTaacatggaaaataaaatatcagTAATAGCAGATATGTTTTCAGATGCTTACAAACATACCACACCTTTGTCGCTGCTGTTCGTAGgtgtctttttcttcttcttcttggaaGGAGTTTGAAATTTCAGGTCTACATAGGTCACTGCCTGCTCACTCATTTCTGGTGCATTCTGGGATAGAAAGGTTGGATTGAGTAAACTGAGATGTACAATGGGATCTATGGAAACTGATACTCAGGTTAAGGAACTACAGCAATTTTAATGCTCTCACAGCAGAATAAACAGGGGGATGTGGGTTGGAAGAGCCAAGCCTCCCTCTCACTGCACCTGGAATGTGGCACATAGTTCTGGGTGCGGGACACCTTAATACACAATGGCAAACTAGACggattcagaaaagaaaaacaaacaaacaaataaaatcctGGCGGGACAAATTCAGGAGAAAGAGTATAAAAGACAAAGCTACGATTTCATGTGCTCTGGCAGCGGAGGGAGGCTGGACACAATCTGGCTCCTAATACTGGAGAACTCGATAGTATCAGGAAGAGTTAGCTCTGCCAGTAGCAAAAGAACCCCCGGTGAGTCAATTTGAGGGTAATGAGAGGACTGGATGGTGACTCTCTCCTCCTACTGACAGGGATGGCTGTGCTGGGGGAAATGCTTACAGCACATGTCAACATTACAAAGGGTGTCCCTCTCTGCTCTCCCGTTTAGGTTTCTAGAGACTCTGGGTCTGATTCGCCACTTGTTTTATACCATTgtaatgccattgactttaatggggctttTGCTCCTAAATCATTCAGGGACTTTTGAAAACACCActcctaggtgcctaaatatggattttggaGAACTTTAGGCTCCAGTGCTCCAAGTACTGCCACTTGAGTGACGCACCTCCTCCACTTGCTCCTCCCTTTGAGTAATATCCTTTAGCATAACATACATTGAGTTTCAGTATAGACAGAATCATGGGGTGATATTCTGCTCAGAGACAGTCTTGTGTacatctggagtaattccatggaagtcagtgggagttacttTAAATTTACATGGTCCAACTGTTGCCATGGTGCAGAAAATCATAGAAGTCAAGGTGTCTTTCCTAACTTTATGTTATTTAATTGATCCTGTGGGAATCTGTGACAAGGGTAAAACAACATTGTGGAGTGGTCAAAGGGATCCATGACTATCACATGACAGGTCAGAAAGAGGAAGCTGAATCCAGAGGAGTCACAGGGTCAGGGGGTCCCTCTTCCTGACTGGCTAAGGCAGGGAAACCTCTGGGGATTATGACCAATGTTTTCAGCTGagggtgttttattttgtttttgttcccattttgtttgtttgcattgttGTAAATAATAAAGAATTTATTATGAAATGAAATAACTTTCATGAAAAGGGACTTGGGCCTGGAGATTGCTTCCCTTCCCCGGCTGGTGAAACAgaggcctcccccaccccacacacatggTCAATGTAGGAGTGTTATATCAATCACAGAGTGAGGTTTATACTTTCATACCTTTAATGTAGGATTCTGTCTAATGCTTTATCCAGTCTAATATTAAATGTTTCTTGCAGAGGGATTTCCACCCCTTACTTTGGGAAAATTTTGTTTGTCTTAACTCCCTCCCTGTACACCTACATCTACAACCTCAAACCACCCCAATCACCCATTTCCCTCCTTGATGTTGATACACTTTCAATATTTCTAGACAGTTATCATGCATCCCCTTTTAGTCATGGTTTGAACAACATTTTTTACACACTTTTAGATCTTAAGTCTTTCTTTATAAGTCAGTCCCTTCAGCCTCATTAATAAAGTGCATGTCTTGTCTCTGAATTCCTTCCAAACTGCTCACCACTTTctgcttgttttattttgttataagTCATGTTATAAATCCTTGGGACAGGGTCCATGGTCAAAATATTCAAAAACGGGTGCTAAAAATTAGGCTTCTCAGTCTAAGcagcctgattttaaaaagtactgAATAGCCAGTAGAAATCTTATAGATTTCAGAGGGGGCTGAGAGATGCTCAATATTTTTCAATATAAATCAGTTTTTCAGGTGACTAGATATGGATATAAGAGGCTAAGTTgaggcacccatttttgaaaatcttggcccacaTTCCCTGTGTTCGATACAGCAAGGTACATAGTAGGTGTTCAACAAATAAGTAATAAAATACTAAtaatagtgacaggtttcagagtggtagccatattactctgtatcagcaaagatactctgtgtatatatatatcttcctactgtattttccactgcatgcatccgatgaagtaggttttagcccacaaaagcttatgctcaaatacatttgttagtctctaaggtgccactaataATAGTGTATAAAAATGGAAGTGAACAGAAGAGAGTGCAGAATTCTAGGTATGCTCTCATCGGTGCCATAGAGAAAGAGACTGTCCTATAACTCAGTGCATCTACCTATCCACAAAATGTTATTACCATTTTTGCTAAACTACTGCATTGCAAGCACATATTTAATCTCTTTTCCATTTCTCGCTATCACTGAGTAGCAAAGTTTTGGATTATTACACCAGACGtaatagttttaattttattttctgctcATTTTGCTAAACTTTCCAAATTGCTTCAGGTTATCTATCTGATCTTGTTTGTGTTTGCAACACCCGTCCATTTAGTACCATCTGAGAATTACATTACATTAATTTACATTACATTATCAGGTTATTTAGACCAGCTTCCAGAATATTTAGAAAGATAAAGATCCTGCCACTCAGTCCACTTCTAATTATAATTACCCTTGGTTCACAGTACTTCAACTTCCTGTCTTCTCCAGCTTATGTTGATCTTGTAGATTTGGTGAATACAGTTATAAAGTCTACATACTAGACCAGAgttgaataaaatacaaatatatcAAATTCTAACACTGGGTTTGCCTGAGATAATAAATCCTTTCCTAGTCTCTTACTAAAAATAATGATAAAATGGTATTCTATTCCATTCTGTCTCTACAATATTTTTCTTCTGACTAAAATTTAACAAAGTTTTCAGATATATGTCCATTTCAGGAGAACTAATCACTCATTTTTTGAATTATACAAAAGCAATAAATTACATACCTCTTATAACAGCTATATACTTTACCAATGAAAGCCCATGAAGAATGTAGAGATTATACCTTGGTAGCTCTTTCACAGGAGGTGGAGTGCAGGAACTAGACTTTGAAGTGCCACCAATGTGCTTCATGAAAATCCTTTGAGGATGGAGAGAGACAGTCTGGGGTCACCCTGTCACTGCCTTGTAGGAGATGGACAACAGGAGCTGAGAGGAGAAGAATTATTCACTCTGCAATGCTCCATCTGAAACCGCACAGGAAGTTCTCACTCTGCTAGTTTGAAGTGCGCTGCGCCCGCACAAAGCGCTCACGGGATCTTCTCTCTTTGTAGTTTTACGCAAGGCCTAAGGTGTTACATTTAACCTGCTTGAGGTCAGTTAAATATTGAATTTATTAAACAAGGTTGCCTAAGCAACAATTGATCAGCTAGTGTCTAAGCACTTCTTAAACCACATGCAAGATTTGTCTGTCAGTAAAGTCAGAGTAACTCCctatttatactgatgtaaataaGATCAGAGTCTAGCCCATGGTCTCTGTTCACGTTCCCTACTTGCCTTACAAGGGAGGCAAATTTATTCCATTGGAGACCTGAGTGCTCTTCCTGGTTCTCCCACGGATTTCCTGACCACAGTCAAGCCACTTACCCTTTCTGGAACATGGGGTGGGATGAAGTGGTTTGGGTACAAGAAGAACAATCTCCAGTGTTTGCCTGAATTATAATCAAACATTTGTCTATTATCTCTTTTCTGTATCCTGTTCCCAATTTTTCTCTCTCAGTTTTCCATGAGCTCCTCTCAAACTTTTCCCTTGGATGTTTCCAGGCAAAAGAGGTTCAGAAATTGCCATCCTTATATATTCATATACTAGAACATTCGTAACAAAGTTACTGCACTGACTGGGTGAGTGCTGGTGTTTGGTTTAGGAAACAGTTCTGAGAGGAGAATGCAAATGAGTCAGCTGCAATATAAGATCGGATGCTCTTTTTGTGTTGTTCCTCATTGTGGTAATCAAATCTGGCTCAGGATGGTCCTACAACTATTATATTCTGTTGGGAAAAGGTAACCTTAATCAAGAGATAAATGAATATCTGAGCCTAAAATTTTCAAGTAGAGTTTGAGGGGAGAAGACTCATAGAATACTATATGCATTTATACTTTATCTGTGGCAAGATGTGAATGAAATTAGGTGTGAGGGGGAGGTAAGGGAGTGGTCTCTTCATTTAGGAATCCGAGGAGAGAAGACTGATTAGAGCTCTTGGTTATGTCACTTACCTTCAGATCAGGGGCTGGAGCGGAGGAACAGGAGGCTTTTCAAGAAGAGTGAACTTTGTCTCCGGGTACAGACAATTGTTAAGGAAAGAGACTGGCCAGgtgacctggctgaagggcaataAGCCCACCCATAAAATTTGTGTTGGGTTAGAAAGCACATCATCTGAGCAGCTTAGATCATTCAGAGTTAATTAGGATTAGTGTTTAAAATGTTGGTTGCTTATACAAACTCTAGTGCATGAACCATGGAGATGCAACTGACTTTTCCTCCCTTTCTCCCACACCTTTACCTTCCCCCAACAGAGTCCAGATCTTCCACATGCTGCTGTATTGCTGAGAAAGGTCTAGTGATCTGCTAATACCTATTGAGTTTTTAGGGACAGACACTCTTTCCTCTTATCCCCCAATTCCTATCCCTTCCTACCTATTTCCCACATGAAGGAAGCTGTTGTGTTGCTTTTCACCTTCCTCCCAAATGAAGAGAGGGATGGAAGATGGTGATGAAATGGCAGAGGATGGAATTGAAATGAAATAATTAGTATTTGTTCCCATACAGGATTTCATAGTGTCATTGTCATGTTGCTTGTGGATTGGATTATCCCGTAATGCAGCAAATAAGACTTGGATGTGAGAGGATGGTGCAGCACTTCCCACTGACTTGTAAATCTCTAGAACATCGCAAAGTTCATTTCTCTCTGTGTTTCTTATCCAGTTTGGTACATAGatgtcggggtgggggggggggagtaaagaGGGGAAATTCTGCTGCCAAAGATCAGAAATTTCTAACCTTTCACAAGGAACAGTGAGTTTTGTTATCATTCATCCTAGTCCCAATTTATCCATATCAGAAAATAACGGCACCATTTACC
This genomic window contains:
- the LOC135973503 gene encoding C-type lectin domain family 12 member A-like, coding for MSEQAVTYVDLKFQTPSKKKKKKTPTNSSDKEGNEEVVTYTGLKCHNASEQERRERTMNSQSKDSSAPASAWGVIAGILGIFCLALLIAVGILAANVFQISQIPCKQQENLNQFQENIPVNMKIS